A genomic window from Candidatus Melainabacteria bacterium includes:
- a CDS encoding hydrogenase yields the protein MANLLWLQGGACSGNTMSFLNAEEPSACDLVTDFGINILWHPSLGVELGNNLQQLLKDCVSGKIKLDIFVFEGTVVNAPDGTGTWNRFAGRPMKEWVKELSAVADFVVAIGDCATWGGIPAIAPNPSDSVGLQFLKKNHGGALGKAFKSKAGLPVINIPGCPAHPDWVSQILVAVATGRAGDLTLDEYQRPKTFFQSFTQTGCTRNMHFAYKVSSTQFGQRNGCLFYDLGCRGPMTHSPCNRILWNRQSSKTRAGMPCLGCTEPEFPFHDLMPGTVFKTQTVMGVPKELPTGVEKNSYIKYTGAAKAAAPKWAEEDMFVV from the coding sequence ATGGCGAACCTATTGTGGCTGCAAGGCGGCGCGTGTTCCGGGAATACGATGTCATTCCTCAATGCCGAAGAGCCCAGTGCCTGCGACCTGGTGACAGACTTCGGTATCAACATCCTATGGCACCCTTCGCTGGGAGTGGAGCTGGGAAATAATCTGCAGCAACTCCTGAAAGATTGTGTGTCAGGCAAAATAAAGTTGGATATATTCGTCTTCGAAGGCACGGTCGTCAACGCGCCCGATGGCACGGGCACCTGGAACCGTTTCGCTGGTCGTCCCATGAAAGAGTGGGTGAAAGAACTCTCGGCAGTTGCTGACTTCGTAGTGGCTATCGGTGACTGCGCGACCTGGGGTGGTATCCCTGCCATAGCACCAAATCCTTCCGATTCAGTCGGCTTGCAGTTCCTCAAGAAGAACCACGGTGGCGCTCTCGGAAAAGCTTTCAAATCAAAAGCTGGTCTTCCTGTAATCAACATTCCTGGATGCCCGGCACATCCTGACTGGGTTTCACAGATTCTGGTTGCAGTAGCGACGGGGCGAGCCGGTGATCTCACTCTCGATGAATATCAGCGTCCAAAGACGTTTTTCCAGAGCTTCACTCAGACCGGTTGCACACGCAACATGCATTTCGCTTACAAAGTTTCGTCCACTCAGTTTGGACAGAGAAACGGTTGTCTCTTTTATGACCTCGGATGCCGCGGTCCAATGACACATTCTCCATGCAACAGAATTCTGTGGAACAGACAATCTTCCAAGACGAGAGCTGGAATGCCGTGTCTGGGTTGCACAGAGCCAGAGTTTCCATTCCACGATTTGATGCCTGGAACTGTCTTTAAAACGCAGACCGTTATGGGTGTGCCGAAGGAGTTGCCGACAGGCGTGGAGAAGAACTCATACATCAAGTACACCGGTGCGGCCAAAGCAGCAGCGCCCAAGTGGGCTGAAGAAGACATGTTCGTAGTTTGA